In Candidatus Sericytochromatia bacterium, a genomic segment contains:
- a CDS encoding HD domain-containing phosphohydrolase yields the protein MSKKYAILVVDDEPDNLLLLERVLRREYNVFSANSGAEALEFLEGMDVDMIISDQRMPQMTGAELLGAAYLRDPDQVRILLTAYSDVKDIIAAINAGHIYQYLSKPWDPDELKLVVKRSLESYQLTLDNRRMLAEYRNDEAMVLSAFSNIVGRLEERAPHCRGRAGRVKEYASALARELRLFGEEMTQLEAAAHLYQLGTLVLPDAFLNASPEALDEAARQALALGPSSSEEMLLPLPFFVRATPLLAQLLECYDGSGPQGLRGHDIPLLARVLRVAIAFEELVQGQPGVAGIAKDAAIAALKADQGVRFDPELVSQFADVLAANPDLAPCLS from the coding sequence GTGTCGAAGAAGTACGCAATCTTGGTGGTGGACGACGAGCCGGACAATCTCTTGCTCCTCGAACGGGTTCTGCGGCGTGAGTACAACGTGTTTTCCGCCAACAGCGGGGCCGAAGCGCTCGAGTTCCTCGAGGGCATGGACGTCGACATGATCATTTCCGACCAGCGCATGCCGCAGATGACCGGCGCCGAATTGCTGGGCGCGGCCTACCTGCGGGATCCGGACCAGGTGCGCATCTTGTTGACCGCCTATTCCGACGTCAAGGACATCATCGCCGCCATCAATGCGGGCCACATCTATCAGTACCTCTCCAAGCCGTGGGACCCTGATGAACTTAAACTTGTCGTGAAGCGCTCCTTGGAGTCCTACCAGCTGACGTTGGACAACCGTCGGATGCTGGCGGAGTATCGCAACGACGAGGCCATGGTGCTCTCGGCCTTTTCCAACATCGTGGGGCGTCTCGAAGAACGGGCGCCGCATTGTCGCGGGCGGGCCGGCCGTGTCAAGGAATATGCCAGCGCGCTGGCGCGGGAGCTGCGGCTGTTCGGTGAGGAGATGACCCAACTCGAGGCGGCCGCCCACCTGTATCAGCTGGGCACCTTGGTGCTGCCGGACGCGTTTCTCAACGCGTCGCCCGAGGCCCTGGATGAGGCGGCGCGTCAGGCGCTGGCGCTCGGTCCCTCCTCCAGTGAGGAGATGCTGCTTCCACTGCCGTTCTTCGTCAGGGCCACTCCGCTGTTGGCACAACTGTTGGAATGCTACGACGGCTCCGGGCCACAGGGCTTGCGGGGCCACGACATCCCGCTGCTGGCTCGCGTCTTGCGGGTGGCGATCGCCTTCGAAGAGCTGGTGCAGGGTCAGCCAGGCGTGGCCGGCATCGCCAAGGACGCGGCGATCGCCGCGCTCAAGGCGGACCAGGGCGTGCGGTTCGACCCTGAACTGGTTAGCCAGTTTGCCGATGTCCTGGCGGCCAATCCGGACCTTGCTCCATGCCTCAGTTGA
- a CDS encoding ATP-binding protein: protein MNSSSTAQDANHAAQSERLRSLGQLVAGVIHELNNPLNIVNANLQILREYLDQQRELIALYQQTGVTSPEIEAHTIAIDWPFLSEDLPRTLTSCLEGAGRARSLVDDLRRFSIANQSEVGPVDLRRLITSTVRLVESSYRSRVEFKLECDQLPPIQGITGHIQQVLMNLIVNAVQAIPEKGTITLRSRATEAHVTLEIQDNGTGIPPEVLPRIFEPYFSTKGPGEGTGLGLCITKRIIEKHGGRLHVESSVGQGTSFQIVLPLECDRALLDDPGSPYDL from the coding sequence ATGAATTCCTCCTCCACCGCGCAAGACGCGAATCACGCAGCCCAATCCGAGCGGCTGCGCAGCTTGGGGCAGCTGGTGGCCGGCGTGATCCACGAGTTGAACAACCCGCTCAATATCGTGAACGCCAATCTGCAGATTCTTCGGGAGTACCTGGATCAGCAACGTGAGCTGATTGCCCTGTACCAGCAAACCGGCGTGACGTCGCCGGAAATTGAGGCGCACACCATCGCCATCGACTGGCCTTTTCTGAGCGAAGACCTGCCACGTACGCTCACTTCTTGTCTGGAAGGCGCTGGGCGGGCCCGCAGCTTGGTGGATGACCTTCGTCGATTTTCGATCGCGAATCAGTCGGAGGTGGGTCCGGTCGATCTCAGGCGCCTGATCACCTCGACGGTCCGCCTGGTCGAAAGCTCCTATCGCAGCCGGGTCGAGTTCAAACTTGAATGCGATCAACTCCCGCCCATTCAGGGAATCACGGGACACATCCAGCAAGTCTTGATGAACCTGATCGTCAACGCGGTGCAGGCCATCCCCGAAAAAGGCACGATCACCCTGCGCTCTCGGGCCACCGAGGCGCATGTCACGCTGGAAATTCAGGACAACGGGACCGGCATTCCCCCCGAGGTCTTGCCGCGCATCTTCGAGCCCTATTTCTCGACCAAGGGCCCGGGCGAGGGGACCGGTCTCGGGTTGTGCATCACCAAGCGCATCATCGAAAAGCACGGTGGACGCCTGCATGTCGAGTCTTCGGTGGGGCAAGGGACCTCCTTCCAGATTGTGTTGCCGTTGGAGTGTGACCGCGCGCTGCTCGATGATCCCGGTTCACCGTATGACCTGTAG
- a CDS encoding ATP-binding protein, translating into MFGNSTTPQQRINNRYELLESVAEGDMGTVYRAFDHLRQKPLWLKILDADHPMAPPRLNRFKNEFRRTPGVGIEGAWDVYDMGLTEQGSLFMTLECIPLEGSPSGGQAAPAEAGSGGLDAEWYRIVREHDTLGVATLELLIAQTVAAVGAERGLVQIFEDDGRELFNIPHGAPLSEVLDVSRTPLERARYERQTAEWSHGGRVAQAVPFFHDGLLHGCLWVDARDNCLNSSRLAAYSEAWGVLLVAERRLRMIREDKHHLEQLNELSRAVSATLDLNEILDMVLRQALDVSEAEHGAVFWGMERLATRDRGGQAVPDLQVSQSVIQQVLSQGKPLALIDTQEDERFATKHSIMNLRLRSIMCVPLRAGQEVSGVLYVSSQSVARTFGPSDLSVLEGLAGQVSLALANARAYQTIRELNAGLEEKVSLRTEELQRTLQELKKTQGQLVHAEKMSSLGQMVAGVAHELNNPLNFIHGNAKVFRNYAQDLFGLIRTYEQKLPNDPDIQRRKDDIDFEYLQDDVTKTIDSVVKGTTRCQKIVADLKTFAGHDEAELKPTDLRAGVESAVAMVQGRFGDKVTYQLELDAVPVLNAYAKQLNQAFLALLTNACQALDGEGVVTLQLQLEGDEVVLRVSDTGCGILPENLPKIFDPFFTTRPIGEGTGLGLTTVYSVVERHRGRIDVQSRPGEGSTFTVRFPVSGIPADAVPS; encoded by the coding sequence GTGTTCGGTAATTCCACCACACCACAGCAGCGAATCAATAACCGCTATGAGTTGCTCGAGTCGGTTGCTGAAGGGGATATGGGAACGGTTTACCGGGCCTTTGACCACCTCCGCCAAAAGCCGCTCTGGTTGAAGATTCTCGACGCGGACCATCCGATGGCCCCGCCTCGGTTGAATCGCTTCAAGAACGAGTTTCGGCGCACCCCGGGGGTGGGCATCGAGGGGGCCTGGGACGTCTACGATATGGGGCTGACCGAGCAGGGCTCCCTGTTCATGACGCTGGAATGTATTCCGCTCGAGGGAAGCCCGTCGGGGGGCCAGGCGGCTCCGGCCGAGGCCGGGAGCGGTGGTTTGGATGCCGAGTGGTACCGCATCGTACGAGAACACGACACCCTCGGCGTGGCGACGCTTGAACTTCTGATCGCGCAGACGGTGGCGGCCGTCGGGGCTGAACGCGGGCTGGTGCAGATCTTCGAGGATGATGGTCGCGAGTTATTCAACATCCCTCACGGCGCGCCTCTCTCAGAGGTGCTGGATGTGTCTCGCACCCCGCTGGAAAGGGCCCGCTACGAGCGTCAGACCGCGGAGTGGTCGCACGGAGGACGCGTGGCTCAGGCCGTGCCGTTTTTTCACGATGGCTTGCTGCACGGATGCCTCTGGGTCGATGCGCGTGATAATTGCCTGAATTCGTCCCGTCTCGCGGCCTACAGCGAAGCCTGGGGGGTCCTGCTGGTCGCGGAGCGTCGCTTGCGGATGATTCGTGAGGACAAGCACCATCTCGAGCAGCTGAATGAACTGTCGCGCGCCGTTTCGGCGACCTTGGATCTGAACGAGATCCTCGATATGGTGTTGCGCCAGGCCCTCGATGTTTCTGAGGCCGAGCACGGCGCGGTGTTCTGGGGGATGGAGCGTCTGGCGACGAGGGACCGTGGTGGCCAGGCTGTTCCGGACCTGCAGGTCAGCCAGAGCGTGATTCAGCAGGTGCTGTCTCAAGGCAAGCCGCTCGCCTTGATCGACACCCAGGAAGATGAGCGATTCGCGACCAAGCACAGCATCATGAACCTGCGCTTGCGCTCCATCATGTGCGTTCCCCTGCGTGCCGGGCAGGAGGTCAGCGGGGTGCTTTACGTCAGTTCACAGAGTGTGGCCCGAACCTTCGGTCCCAGCGACCTGTCCGTGCTGGAAGGTTTGGCCGGGCAGGTGAGCCTGGCACTGGCCAATGCCCGTGCTTACCAGACCATTCGGGAGCTGAATGCGGGCCTGGAGGAAAAGGTTTCGCTGCGCACCGAAGAATTGCAACGCACCCTGCAAGAACTGAAAAAGACCCAGGGGCAGCTGGTTCACGCGGAAAAGATGTCGTCGTTGGGTCAGATGGTGGCCGGGGTGGCCCATGAACTGAACAACCCCTTGAACTTCATCCACGGGAACGCCAAGGTGTTCCGCAATTATGCTCAGGACCTGTTTGGTCTGATCCGAACCTATGAACAAAAATTGCCGAATGATCCGGACATCCAGCGCCGGAAGGATGACATCGATTTCGAATACCTGCAGGATGATGTGACCAAGACCATCGATAGCGTGGTCAAGGGCACGACCCGCTGTCAGAAGATTGTGGCCGATCTGAAAACCTTTGCGGGTCACGACGAAGCCGAACTGAAACCGACGGATTTGCGGGCCGGGGTCGAGAGCGCGGTGGCGATGGTGCAGGGGCGCTTTGGCGACAAGGTCACCTATCAGCTTGAATTGGATGCGGTTCCCGTGCTCAACGCGTACGCGAAGCAGCTCAACCAGGCCTTCCTCGCCTTGCTCACGAATGCCTGTCAGGCGCTCGACGGGGAAGGCGTGGTGACCCTCCAGCTGCAACTCGAGGGCGATGAGGTGGTGTTGCGGGTGTCGGATACGGGCTGCGGCATCCTGCCTGAAAATCTGCCCAAAATCTTCGACCCTTTCTTCACCACGCGTCCGATCGGGGAGGGCACCGGCCTGGGCCTCACGACGGTGTACAGTGTGGTCGAGCGTCATCGTGGACGGATCGACGTGCAAAGTCGCCCGGGCGAAGGGTCGACCTTCACCGTGCGTTTCCCGGTTTCGGGAATCCCGGCAGACGCGGTACCATCCTGA
- a CDS encoding 2,3,4,5-tetrahydropyridine-2,6-dicarboxylate N-succinyltransferase produces the protein MSDLTTLASLIRQAFEDRSLLSAANVTSAIDETLSLLDQGQVRVAEKQPDGWVVNDWVKQAILLYFAKQPLAEIAAGDLRFFDKVPTKTNLAQAGIRVVPPGVARHGSFLEPGCILMPGYVNVGAYVGAGTMIDTWATVGSCAQIGRNVHLSGGVGIGGVLEPPAARPVIVEDGAFIGSRCILVEGVIVEEQAVLGAGVVLTASTPIVDARQPDVPIRKGRVPARAVVIPGSIPKTFPGGSFQVPCALIIGERQASTDLKTSLNDVLRTFEVSV, from the coding sequence ATGTCTGACCTCACCACGCTGGCCTCGTTGATCCGTCAAGCCTTCGAAGACCGCAGCCTGCTGAGTGCGGCGAACGTCACGTCGGCCATCGACGAAACCTTGTCCCTGCTCGATCAGGGGCAGGTCCGCGTGGCCGAAAAACAGCCGGACGGGTGGGTCGTGAATGATTGGGTCAAGCAGGCCATCTTGCTCTACTTCGCCAAGCAACCGCTGGCCGAGATCGCGGCGGGCGACCTGCGCTTTTTTGACAAGGTGCCGACCAAAACGAACCTCGCGCAGGCCGGCATTCGGGTCGTTCCCCCTGGGGTGGCCCGGCACGGCTCTTTCCTTGAGCCGGGCTGCATCCTGATGCCCGGCTATGTGAATGTGGGGGCCTACGTGGGGGCCGGCACCATGATCGACACGTGGGCCACGGTCGGGAGTTGCGCCCAGATTGGCCGGAACGTCCACCTGTCCGGGGGAGTGGGCATCGGCGGGGTGCTGGAGCCCCCGGCCGCCCGGCCCGTGATCGTGGAAGACGGGGCCTTCATCGGTTCGCGCTGCATCCTGGTGGAGGGCGTCATCGTGGAAGAACAAGCGGTGCTGGGCGCTGGCGTGGTGCTCACGGCCTCGACCCCGATCGTCGATGCCCGCCAACCCGACGTGCCGATCCGCAAGGGTCGGGTACCGGCCCGGGCTGTCGTGATTCCGGGCTCAATCCCTAAAACCTTTCCAGGTGGTTCATTTCAGGTGCCCTGCGCGCTGATCATCGGGGAACGTCAGGCCAGCACGGATCTGAAGACCAGCTTGAACGACGTGCTGCGGACCTTCGAGGTGTCGGTGTGA
- a CDS encoding response regulator: MPQLILADKSDLFRRSISAVLQNEGYEVLPAETGQKVFQLVHATKPAAIILDSETPDPSGLETLLLLKRNPQFRRLPVILITRDTTSPQLLNTIRSVTDAIMFKPVDVNTLLRNLAAVVVPAPGVNQPVELAFGAVRLVARVRFVDQYGTLYLDKEAQRMRDGSIGRAYGVAPLGSMGTLSFETDRAQRVFQRVLLDEENEAGLAVYPAGDPGSSDPPEVLRVPVNYRGRYLVPGSVVKAALISQLHGQGVLLAGLDEEPRFNSPIQATVISSVVGTEMGVTLQGKVASTRTGATGLYEAEVLLTEPPGSAYVNLLAEASSGRPFRHVGQAG; this comes from the coding sequence ATGCCTCAGTTGATCCTTGCGGACAAGTCAGACCTGTTTCGGCGCTCCATCTCCGCGGTGCTACAGAACGAGGGCTACGAGGTGTTGCCCGCTGAAACGGGGCAGAAGGTATTCCAGCTGGTGCATGCGACCAAGCCGGCCGCCATCATTCTGGATTCGGAGACGCCTGATCCCAGCGGTCTGGAGACGCTGCTGCTGCTCAAGCGCAATCCGCAGTTTCGGCGTTTGCCCGTCATCCTGATCACCCGGGATACCACCTCTCCGCAACTGCTCAATACCATTCGCTCCGTCACGGACGCGATCATGTTCAAGCCGGTGGATGTCAACACCCTGCTGCGCAATCTGGCGGCCGTCGTGGTGCCAGCACCGGGGGTGAACCAGCCGGTCGAACTGGCGTTCGGTGCGGTACGCTTGGTGGCCAGGGTGCGCTTCGTCGACCAGTACGGCACGCTGTACCTCGACAAGGAGGCGCAACGGATGCGGGATGGTAGCATTGGCCGCGCGTATGGGGTGGCGCCGCTGGGCAGTATGGGCACCCTGAGTTTCGAGACCGACCGCGCCCAGCGGGTGTTCCAGCGGGTGCTGCTCGACGAGGAGAACGAAGCGGGTTTGGCGGTTTACCCGGCCGGCGACCCAGGGAGTTCGGACCCGCCCGAGGTGTTGCGGGTTCCGGTCAATTACCGCGGTCGATACCTGGTCCCGGGTTCGGTCGTGAAGGCCGCGCTAATCTCACAGTTGCATGGGCAAGGCGTTTTGCTGGCGGGCCTCGATGAGGAGCCGCGCTTCAACAGTCCCATTCAGGCCACGGTGATCAGCTCGGTGGTCGGCACCGAAATGGGCGTCACCCTCCAAGGCAAGGTGGCCTCGACGCGAACCGGCGCGACCGGACTTTACGAAGCCGAGGTGTTGCTGACCGAGCCACCAGGCTCAGCCTACGTCAATCTGTTGGCCGAGGCGTCCTCGGGGCGCCCGTTCCGCCATGTTGGACAAGCGGGGTGA